From the Candidatus Methanoperedens sp. genome, the window ATATTAAGAAACGTATCCTGCTGACCCGCGAAACTTGCATCGGGCAGGTCCTCAGCTGTGGCACTTGACCTCACTGCCACAAAAACCTCGCTCCCTTCCCGTTTGCAAAGTTCCCTGTATCTTGCCCTGATGGTTTTTTCAATATCGGGAGGTATTTTTGCTCCCATAATTATTTTTTTTGCATTTTTCTCGGCTTCTCTCAGTATGGCAGCATCATCAACATTTACTTCGAGTGATTTGAAAAGTTCTTCATTGACCCCATTTTCATCGATGAATCGCCTGAAAGCCTGCGCTGTTACTGCAAATCCCCGCGGGACAGGAAGCTCAGCATGTAACATTTCCCCTAAACTTGCACCTTTGCCGCCCACTATCGCTATATCCTCTTTCCCAACCTCTTCGAGCCATACAACTGTGTCATTTACCATATTTTTTCTCCTTTAACGACTTTTGAATTTTATTGAGTTTTTTATCGTAACTTTCAATTGCTATTTTTACCAAGAAAGGCAGTTTTTCACGGGAAAAGCCAAATTCCTTTACAATATTTTCAAGAAAATAAACGTCGATCTCCTTATGTTGTGCCCTCTCTACCCTGATTGCCTCGATCAAAGCCACTGTTTTAATAAAATTTTTCACAAACTCAAAGGTTGGTGTCACACTACCGTTTTCAATCCGCGATATAGATTCGCGGCGGAGATTCATTAATTCTCCAAGTTCTACCTGAGTCATATCATATCTCATCCTGTATTCACGTATCACGTCGCCTGAGTCAGAGTTCAGGATGATCTCAGATGCGATCTCCTTTTCAAAAGAAACCAGCCACTCCGGGATGTATAAAATGGTTTTAGATGCAGCCTTCAACTATCCTCCAAATAAATGTTACATATTTAGTCACATTTATCATTTGCATTATGAGGCATGGTTATTATTTAAGAGTTTCTACCCTTTTTCATAAAATAACATGATTTATAGTGTCACATCTTTTTACGATTGCTCTTATGAACTTGAGAACTACCCTTCGACAATCTAATATTTTCATCCATGATCCCCCTGAATATCAGGTCCTTCTTAACTGCCTTCCTTGCTTCATCGAGTTGCTGTTCAAGCTCCTGTAGTTTTTCCCCCAGCGTTTCCATTTCAATATCTTTCTTTTCCAGTTCCTGTTCAAGATTTTTGATAGTAACTTCTTGCCGCTGTATTGTGTAAGCCATCTTTCCCTTTTTGCTTCGGTTCCCTTCAAGATACCCTGCCCTTGGCTTTTTCTTTTTTGTATCAGCAGGCTCGGAAACAGCTTTTCCTGGACGAGCGTTCAGGAAAGGTTTGTTTATATGCCTTCCTGATATCCTTTCTATAAAGAACATAGACTCTCCATGCTCTTGCGCTGAAAGCGTCCAGGTGGGTCCATTGTAGCGTTTTTCCTTATTCGCAAGTTCGAATAATTTTTTGGCAACGTCCCCGCTTATCCAGCCAAGGCTCTCATAGTAGTCAAGCAATCTTTGGAGGTTGTTATGGCCTACCCTCTCCAGCATAAAGAGAAGCCATTTACGCTGTAGGTATTTTGTGGAGTCGTCAAGTTCTTGCAGCATTTACGTGGTTTGCCAGAACTCTTTCGGCATATCGATTGCCATCTTTAATGCACCAGCCGCGCCTCCGAACACCGGGTCCCGGGTTTTGAGGACCTTGCATCCCCCGATCAATTCCAGTTCATGTTCCAGGACAGTATCAAGATTTCTTATCTGGCTTCCTCCCCCTGCAATATATAAATTTGAGCGCAGCTCATCCTGGAATTCAGGATCGTAGGTTGATATAAGCCTGGAAATCCCGCTCACGATATCAGGCAATATGGATTCGCATGCCCTCCTCATCTCCTGTGTGATGGAAAGCTTCAGCACTGAGGCGGCTCTCGGCACTTCCACTATGATCTCCTCATCAGGATTGCCAACAAAAGAGTACTTCTCCTTCCACAACCTGGCCATTTCCCGGGTGACCCTGAGCTTTGTATGGTTTTTTGTTACAAGCTTAACAAATTCCCTGTCTATGAAGTCGCCAGCTTTGGTGCTGCTTATCTGATCTTCCGGGTTCGGTCGCGCGCCATGCACCCTGCATAGATCCGTGGTAGCTGCCCCGATATCCACAATCAATGAATGTTCAAATTTTCCTAAATTGTACGCAACACAGAGCGGTTCGCTCGCCACCATTATCCCATCAAAGAAATCTTTAGCCATTTCGGGTATGATTTTTTTATTTTGTACGCTTGCCTGGGCAGGGACTCCTATGATGGCATATTTTCTTACATCCCTATCCGCATTGACCGATCTGAGTACGAATTCGACTAATCCTTTAGCCGCCTCGATGCTCTTTCTCTGGATTTTCAAAACCCCTCTCTCGATCGGCCTGTAAAGTTTGAGGGCATCTCTGTGCTTAAGTGCTTCTTCCCCGAAAAGGTGCTCCTTCTTTAAAAACTTAGATGCCACCGCATCCTTTGGAGCGCCCACAATGCTCAGAATGCTGTTCTTCTTGCCGTCGCTCGTAGAGATAGCAGTGTGATTTGTACCCAGATCGATCCCTATGAATAGGTTCTTTTTCTCATTCACCCCTGATACATTCGATCTCCGGATTTTTTTCTTATATGCCAAATTGTATTCCTCATTATTATAATGAACTAAGAAAAGTACACTCTGCTTAAATATATAGTTTACGTGACATAAGTCTCTTGCTGGATAATTTGAATCCTCAAACCCGGTTGGGCAGTTATAGACCGGAATATTCATGAACAATTCCGAAATCTATATTAAGCAGGACTAAAAAACAGTATGCAGGATAGATAAGAAGTGCATTTCCATTGAACACATATACCTTGTACAGATACATAGAATTTCTAATGTTTGCATTATATTTGATTTTCATTTTCTATTCTATTCAAATCTGGTTCTTATGGAAGGATATAGATAAAAACAAATTAACATTAAATACCTTTGTCAGTGATTCATTTTTTAAGAAAAATTGCCTTTATGTCTTCCTTTTCAGTATATTTTTTATGATCCATGAATTTTTTGAAGGGATAAGTCTCGCGGATTCCGTGGTATATTTTGAGTTTTTTGATATGCTTGCAGTTTTCGGGTTATTATTGTTCGCACATCAGTGGTATACGGTGTTAAAAGCATGCGCAAGTAAAAAATCTCTGCCAAAAGAGTTGATTGACTCTATCAAGCAGTAAATTGTTTTCAAAAGAAATTCCCCTTTGCATTCGGTACTTATTTATACAGGGCTCATAATAACAATAAGTCGGACTGATATCAAAAATGATTATAGTCAGTGAAGACGAAGATGATAGCGACTCTAGTCCGTTGTTTTTTTTAAGGCAGCCAGTGCAGGAAAGCGTACTTAATATAACCCATGACTACCGGTATTTGAGGATGGGATATTATGTATCTGCTCATGCGGAAACCTTTGGAGTAGAAGTCACACCAAGCTGTACGGAAATAATGGATGCATACCGGAATCCACTTTTGATCGAGAAAGCGAGAAGGAATGGGTTGCGAACCAATGGTTACAGGCTGATAACTAAGCCAAAGGATGATTTGGCCACCCCTGCCCTTTTATTCGCCGTAAATCCTTTTACGAACAACTCGATGAAAGTCGTGAAGTCAGGTTCAAGATTACCGGGCATTATAAAGAAAATGAGCTTTGACGCCAGGTTTCCTGTTTCACTGCATCCTCTCACTGGAGAAGTCCTGGAAATAATCCAGATGTTCGGGGAATCGAATAACGATGAGACATCGGAATTTGCGAAGAAATTTTTTGAGGTATTCAATATTCCGATATGCAAGTTGGTCGTTCAGGTAGATGACGGACAGGTTGTTTTGAATCACTGCGAACCTGCCATGAAAAAAGAAGTAAAGTGGGATATCGTGCATGAGAAAGTGCTCGAAATAAGAAGGAAAAATTAACCGCCATTTCCATTTTCCGGAGACTTAGTCAAATAATGAGGATAGCATGTTTTGTCGAAGCATATAATTTTCTTGATAAATCTGAACGCAAAGCCCTTTCAAAGTTTGAATCGACCGCGGAAGCCTTGGGGCATGAATTTGAATTTATCTATAAGGAACAGATCTCACAAATAAATAAGTACGATGCGCTGTTCATAAGGGCGACAACAGACCCGAGCAACGCAGCCTACATCGTTTCAAGACTTGCTGAGCAAGCAGGTCTGAGGGTGATCGATGACCCGCATTCCATAAGGACATGTTCGAACAAGGCAATACTTCATGATATTTTCCTCAGGAATAAGATTCCTTCGCCAGGATCTCTTTTATTTATGGGAGATTATTCGAGGGAAGCTCTTGATAATATCTTTGGAACACTGGGATTCCCTGTAATTATAAAAACACCCTATACCCGTTTCTCATCCCATGTCGAAAAAGCGGAGAATGAAGCCGAATTTATTGAGATTTCAAGACATCTCCTCCGGAAATCCAGGGTTCTGGTTCTGCAGGAATATGTTCACTCCGATTTCGACTGGCGTGTCGGGGTGCTCAAGAACGAAATACTCTATCTTTGTAAATACTGCATTCCCAGAGGCGGGTGGAAAGTAAAATCAAAGATAAATGGGAGATACGTGTGGGGAGAGACTATTGCCCTGCCAAGGGACTCAATATCCCCGGAATTAAAAGACATATGCATTTCCCTATCCAGGTGTGTTGGAGATAGTCTGTATGGCCTGGATGTCAAAGAAACAAATGATGGTTACAGGGTTATAGAAATAAATGATAATCCAAGCATTTATGCCGGGAATGAAGATAAAGTGAATACGGATATCTATGAAAAGATAATCAATGCTCTCGCAGGTCTTTAATGAGATGCAGTGCGTCATCTCCGTTTTTATAGTATTTCCTGAGTACTTTATCCACGGAAAAACCTTTAGAGAGGTATAGATTCTGGGCAGCTTTGTTAGTTATCCCCACTTCAAGCGTTAATTTTTTGAAATCCCTTTTTTTCAAAAATTCCAGGGAAGTGTCCATGAGCAAGCTTGCCAGACCTTTCCGCCTGAAATCAGGATGAACGTTCAATGAATAGATCCTTGCATGATGGATAGTACTTCTCAATAAGACGATCATCGAACCGATGATTCTACCGTCGATCGATGCTACTAACACAAGAGACCTGGCTTTTTGCAAAAGATATCTCAATTGGTTCTTATTGAATGTTTCCTCTTTAAAACATATTTTCTCAAGATCGAATAAGGCCTCAAAATCCTCTTTTTTCGCTATGCGTAAATCTGCTTTCAAGGAACTGCCACTTTCGATCTTACGCACTCCTGCACTTGTTTTACAACTTCAGGATAATCGCCAAAAATCAGGCCAAGATCTACAGTACCCACAACATCTACTACCCCGAGGGCAGCTATCCCATAACCCTCTTTATTCCTTACAGGAACTACAACTACTGGAATTCCAGTGTATTTGCCGCTTGTAGGAATTGCGCGGATTATCTTATTCTCTTTTAAAACCATTTCAAGTATTGGGCCGGTATATTTACTGTCCAGGATTTTCCCTTTCTCCACCCGGACCCCCTTCTTCTGGAGACTTCTCATGGTTACCGGAAGTCCTAAGAGTTCATGAACCGCCATTGCAAAAGGTGCGATTTCTTCGGCGTCCGAATCCGCAGAAATCTGTATTCTTGTGAAATCCATACCTGCAATATACGTTTTTACAATTCATAGATTAAATAGTTTCTTGTGGGGCGGAAGTAAAAAAGTGACTGTTACAATTGGTGACGACATGTTAATGCCTCCATTAATCTTTTTGGGTAGCGTGGTAACGGTCCGATTACCAACATGACCATATCGGTCGACTTCGTGACTGGACCTTTCCGCGCAGCTGTCGATATGCATAAAAGAACATGCGAATGG encodes:
- a CDS encoding helix-turn-helix transcriptional regulator gives rise to the protein MKAASKTILYIPEWLVSFEKEIASEIILNSDSGDVIREYRMRYDMTQVELGELMNLRRESISRIENGSVTPTFEFVKNFIKTVALIEAIRVERAQHKEIDVYFLENIVKEFGFSREKLPFLVKIAIESYDKKLNKIQKSLKEKKYGK
- a CDS encoding rod shape-determining protein, giving the protein MAYKKKIRRSNVSGVNEKKNLFIGIDLGTNHTAISTSDGKKNSILSIVGAPKDAVASKFLKKEHLFGEEALKHRDALKLYRPIERGVLKIQRKSIEAAKGLVEFVLRSVNADRDVRKYAIIGVPAQASVQNKKIIPEMAKDFFDGIMVASEPLCVAYNLGKFEHSLIVDIGAATTDLCRVHGARPNPEDQISSTKAGDFIDREFVKLVTKNHTKLRVTREMARLWKEKYSFVGNPDEEIIVEVPRAASVLKLSITQEMRRACESILPDIVSGISRLISTYDPEFQDELRSNLYIAGGGSQIRNLDTVLEHELELIGGCKVLKTRDPVFGGAAGALKMAIDMPKEFWQTT
- a CDS encoding RimK-like ATPgrasp N-terminal domain-containing protein; amino-acid sequence: MIIVSEDEDDSDSSPLFFLRQPVQESVLNITHDYRYLRMGYYVSAHAETFGVEVTPSCTEIMDAYRNPLLIEKARRNGLRTNGYRLITKPKDDLATPALLFAVNPFTNNSMKVVKSGSRLPGIIKKMSFDARFPVSLHPLTGEVLEIIQMFGESNNDETSEFAKKFFEVFNIPICKLVVQVDDGQVVLNHCEPAMKKEVKWDIVHEKVLEIRRKN
- a CDS encoding RimK family alpha-L-glutamate ligase; this encodes MRIACFVEAYNFLDKSERKALSKFESTAEALGHEFEFIYKEQISQINKYDALFIRATTDPSNAAYIVSRLAEQAGLRVIDDPHSIRTCSNKAILHDIFLRNKIPSPGSLLFMGDYSREALDNIFGTLGFPVIIKTPYTRFSSHVEKAENEAEFIEISRHLLRKSRVLVLQEYVHSDFDWRVGVLKNEILYLCKYCIPRGGWKVKSKINGRYVWGETIALPRDSISPELKDICISLSRCVGDSLYGLDVKETNDGYRVIEINDNPSIYAGNEDKVNTDIYEKIINALAGL
- a CDS encoding GNAT family N-acetyltransferase, with amino-acid sequence MKADLRIAKKEDFEALFDLEKICFKEETFNKNQLRYLLQKARSLVLVASIDGRIIGSMIVLLRSTIHHARIYSLNVHPDFRRKGLASLLMDTSLEFLKKRDFKKLTLEVGITNKAAQNLYLSKGFSVDKVLRKYYKNGDDALHLIKDLREH
- a CDS encoding DUF2111 domain-containing protein, whose amino-acid sequence is MDFTRIQISADSDAEEIAPFAMAVHELLGLPVTMRSLQKKGVRVEKGKILDSKYTGPILEMVLKENKIIRAIPTSGKYTGIPVVVVPVRNKEGYGIAALGVVDVVGTVDLGLIFGDYPEVVKQVQECVRSKVAVP